From Mus musculus strain C57BL/6J chromosome 8, GRCm38.p6 C57BL/6J, a single genomic window includes:
- the Adam25 gene encoding disintegrin and metalloproteinase domain-containing protein 25 preproprotein, with translation MQTRQRASSFAATEDNIAMDKAVVYTRIPHLYVWLEILNILSSWPLTGYAQHTSLPEVVIPLRVTGNRPMWAMGWLTYSLHFGGQKHFIHIKAKKFLVSRLFSVFTYTKQGALHKDQPYVQNDCYYHGHMDGDPESMVAITTCYGGFQGILQINGTVYEIKPKNLSSTFEHLVQKMDSEETELLPMRCALTEEIARQMKLQQNENPTLMQSHYEGWWTHKSFLDLALVVERERIRYHNNNTSRVLVEVFTIINIINNIYETLDVELVLLGVEMWNERNHVQVRSIEELLDEFCMWKARSLNFRIPNDIAHIFVNHEFGIYLGLAYIGSVCVPSHNCGVDRLLGGNLFYFGRIIAHEMGHNLGMEHDSSSCTCGRKICLMAPADNGIPKFSNCSYSYYWATYATAKCMRKEKKSKGILRGKLCGDGVVDDGEQCDCGSAKSCADDPCCKPSCTLKDGAACAFGLCCLYCQIMPAGTVCRQEVNECDLPEWCNGHSHKCPNDVYLLDGSPCRDGGYCYEKRCNNRDEQCKQIFGKEARSADHSCYRELNTQGDRFGNCGVIRDAYLRCHDPDILCGRVQCENVAHIPFLRDHSTVHWTHLNGVTCWGTDYHFGMTIPDIGIVKDGTDCGPEHVCINKKCVSKSIWRSQCSPKTCNMKGVCNNLHHCHCNLGWDPPHCLKSGLGGSIDSGPPNYTENYTEKKHKKSIGLVILFWILFACFSVLFIVFLFFLRSYVELPMSEEPKVPTPENKEDTNEVMNTETE, from the coding sequence ATGCAGACAAGACAAAGGGCATCCTCCTTTGCTGCCACAGAGGACAACATAGCTATGGATAAGGCTGTGGTATACACAAGGATACCTCATCTGTACGTCTGGCTAGAGATATTGAATATTCTTTCATCATGGCCCTTGACTGGGTATGCTCAGCACACCAGCCTCCCAGAAGTAGTGATACCCTTACGGGTCACAGGCAACAGACCAATGTGGGCTATGGGATGGCTGACCTATAGCCTGCATTTTGGGGGCCAGAAACATTTTATTCACATAAAGGCCAAGAAGTTCTTGGTTTCTAGACTCTTCTCTGTATTCACCTACACTAAGCAAGGTGCTCTGCACAAGGACCAGCCTTATGTCCAGAATGATTGCTACTACCATGGCCATATGGATGGAGACCCAGAGTCTATGGTTGCTATTACCACCTGTTATGGAGGCTTTCAAGGAATATTACAGATAAATGGCACAGTCTATGAAATCAAACCCAAGAACCTTTCTTCCACATTTGAACATTTGGTTCAGAAGATGGACAGTGAGGAGACAGAATTACTCCCCATGAGATGTGCACTGACAGAAGAGATAGCAAGGCAAATGAAACTTCAGCAGAATGAGAACCCCACTCTGATGCAAAGCCACTATGAAGGATGGTGGACCCACAAGAGTTTTCTTGACCTGGCATTGGTTGTTGAACGTGAGCGAATTCGTTATCATAACAATAACACATCACGTGTCTTAGTGGAAGTATTCACCATTatcaatataataaataatatttatgagACACTGGATGTTGAGCTAGTTTTACTTGGAGTTGAGATGTGGAATGAAAGAAACCACGTGCAGGTACGTAGCATAGAAGAACTCCTAGATGAATTTTGTATGTGGAAGGCTCGCAGCCTTAATTTTCGAATTCCAAATGACATTGCACATATTTTTGTGAATCATGAGTTTGGTATTTACCTTGGTTTAGCCTATATTGGAAGTGTCTGTGTGCCATCTCATAACTGTGGAGTTGATCGTCTGTTAGGaggtaatcttttttattttggaCGTATTATAGCACATGAGATGGGTCATAATCTGGGTATGGAGCATGATAGCAGCTCATGTACATGTGGAAGAAAGATTTGCTTAATGGCTCCAGCAGACAATGGTATCCCGAAGTTCAGTAACTGTAGTTATTCTTACTACTGGGCTACATACGCTACTGCCAAGTGTATGCGcaaggaaaagaagtcaaaaggCATCCTCCGAGGCAAGCTCTGTGGGGATGGAGTGGTTGACGATGGAGAACAGTGTGATTGTGGATCTGCAAAAAGCTGTGCAGATGATCCATGCTGTAAGCCCAGCTGCACCCTCAAAGATGGCGCTGCCTGTGCTTTTGGGCTTTGCTGCTTATATTGCCAGATCATGCCAGCAGGCACAGTTTGCCGACAAGAGGTCAATGAATGTGATCTTCCAGAATGGTGCAACGGACATTCACATAAGTGTCCTAATGACGTTTATTTGCTTGATGGGAGTCCCTGTAGAGATGGTGGCTACTGCTATGAGAAGAGATGTAATAACCGAGATGAACAGTGTAAGCAAATCTTCGGCAAAGAAGCCAGGAGTGCAGATCACAGTTGCTACAGAGAACTCAACACCCAAGGTGACCGTTTTGGCAACTGTGGTGTGATCAGAGATGCATACTTAAGATGTCATGACCCAGACATCCTCTGTGGCAGAGTTCAATGTGAGAACGTAGCACACATTCCATTTTTGAGGGACCATTCCACTGTACACTGGACTCACCTCAATGGTGTCACCTGTTGGGGGACTGACTACCATTTTGGGATGACAATCCCTGACATTGGTATTGTGAAAGATGGCACAGACTGTGGTCCAGAGCATGTGTGTATTAATAAGAAGTGTGTCAGTAAGTCAATTTGGAGAAGTCAGTGTTCACCTAAGACATGCAACATGAAAGGTGTGTGCAACAATTTACACCACTGCCACTGCAACCTTGGGTGGGACCCACCACATTGCCTGAAAAGTGGCCTTGGAGGGAGTATTGACAGTGGCCCTCCGAACTATACTGAAAACTATActgaaaagaaacacaagaaaagtATTGGGCTAGTAATTCTTTTTTGgattctttttgcttgtttttccgTATTGTTCAttgtgttcctttttttcttgagGAGTTACGTAGAACTACCTATGAGTGAAGAACCCAAAGTTCCCACcccagaaaacaaagaagatacCAATGAAGTAATGAACACTGAAACAGAATAA